The proteins below come from a single uncultured Carboxylicivirga sp. genomic window:
- a CDS encoding PAS domain S-box protein, giving the protein MTKLNKRLRQMFSHTAISEREWYFLIIGLIMLLFLIWSGFLSFTNSHFSISNIVAIHSSLLVWFIDILIVATPFIVLYVVNYNKIKSLELEQEVNKLSKRINLSIELAEKIRNGELDGISHDENQLSKTLVNLGENLKRNREQEEIYNWIARGKEQISDILRSHNNVEELTDGVIRGIIDYCGGIQGSLYLLENNKLVNSATYAYNRKRYERQTVNIGKGLIGAVAFEKQMIYRTEIPDDYFYITSGLLGDKKPKSLIIVPLLQEEELQGVVEVAFLANKLPKHVLELSEELSGIIGRTIYNLKINQRTANLLKESQDMTLTLQQNEKQLQENAAEMLEAKEELEKSNQALENQIQEVEHAQKRLEALLTNASEFISIYNENQELLFESPSVKQILGYDQEDEIQGMDPELMTPRGYKTINSLFQYLLETPGGEQSAQYTYLKKNGRKLFLETKGKNLLHDPAIKGIIFNTQDITERRRAEKEERMKSRMQSLSENSPDMIIRINTSGKLVYVNPKVSEFIGKPAADLVKQRVNELDVDSRLREYMKESLLELRSSLTQSITEVEIEGIDGVHIMEIKAIPEFNEERDLESILFVAHDMTEFKMIEQEIKEKNKKISDSINYAQRIQTAILPDTNLLQQFFPRSFIFYRPKDVVSGDFPWMFKKDNYFYVAAVDCTGHGVPGALLSFIGYFLMNNIVNASEDVTASELLDMLHLDVRRTLRQDQEGANGRDGMDLALVKIDLESDELQFAGAHNPLYLLSEGELNEYKGSRKGIGGKPLLKKVEKDFENHVIKYKKGDQFFIFSDGLPDQVGGEKGRKFQSKRIRETLTEVPNQTMAHFERQFAQSFYDWMGTDYKQVDDVLLIGIEL; this is encoded by the coding sequence ATGACAAAGCTAAATAAGAGATTGAGACAGATGTTTAGCCATACCGCTATTAGCGAAAGAGAATGGTATTTTCTGATTATTGGACTAATCATGTTGTTGTTTTTGATATGGTCTGGTTTTCTATCGTTTACGAATTCTCATTTTTCAATTAGTAATATTGTTGCTATTCATAGCTCATTGTTAGTGTGGTTTATCGATATATTGATTGTGGCTACACCATTTATTGTATTGTATGTCGTTAATTACAATAAAATAAAAAGTTTAGAGCTTGAGCAAGAGGTTAATAAGTTAAGTAAACGGATTAACTTAAGTATTGAACTTGCTGAAAAAATTAGAAATGGTGAGTTAGATGGCATAAGTCACGATGAAAATCAATTGTCTAAGACGCTCGTAAATCTTGGAGAGAATTTGAAACGTAATCGAGAACAGGAGGAGATTTATAATTGGATAGCTCGCGGAAAGGAACAAATTTCGGATATTTTACGATCGCACAATAATGTAGAAGAATTAACCGATGGTGTAATTCGTGGTATTATTGATTATTGTGGTGGTATACAAGGAAGCCTTTATTTGCTTGAGAATAATAAATTGGTAAATTCAGCTACTTATGCATACAACCGTAAACGGTACGAACGTCAAACCGTAAATATTGGTAAAGGATTAATTGGCGCGGTTGCATTTGAAAAGCAAATGATTTATCGTACCGAAATTCCGGATGATTATTTCTATATAACATCTGGTTTATTGGGAGATAAAAAACCAAAAAGTTTGATTATTGTACCTCTGTTACAGGAAGAGGAGTTGCAAGGGGTTGTTGAAGTTGCTTTTTTAGCAAATAAGCTCCCCAAACATGTATTGGAGCTATCTGAAGAATTAAGTGGTATTATTGGCCGTACTATATATAATTTAAAGATAAATCAACGTACAGCTAATCTTCTGAAAGAGTCACAAGATATGACTTTGACTCTACAGCAGAACGAAAAACAGTTACAGGAGAATGCAGCAGAAATGCTTGAGGCGAAAGAAGAGCTTGAGAAGTCAAATCAAGCGCTTGAAAATCAGATACAAGAAGTTGAGCATGCACAAAAACGTTTAGAGGCCTTATTAACAAATGCATCAGAGTTTATTTCAATTTATAATGAAAATCAGGAGTTGCTCTTCGAAAGTCCATCAGTGAAGCAAATATTGGGATATGATCAAGAGGATGAAATTCAAGGAATGGATCCAGAGTTGATGACTCCCCGTGGATATAAAACAATTAATAGCTTGTTTCAATATTTGCTGGAAACGCCTGGAGGAGAGCAGTCTGCTCAATATACATATCTGAAGAAGAATGGTCGTAAGCTGTTTCTGGAAACAAAAGGTAAGAACTTGTTACATGATCCTGCTATAAAAGGAATCATTTTTAATACGCAGGATATAACCGAACGTCGGAGAGCAGAGAAGGAAGAGCGCATGAAGAGTAGAATGCAGTCTTTGTCCGAAAACTCACCAGATATGATTATTCGTATCAACACAAGTGGTAAACTGGTGTATGTAAACCCTAAAGTGTCTGAGTTTATTGGAAAACCTGCTGCAGATTTGGTAAAGCAAAGAGTTAACGAATTGGATGTTGACAGTCGTCTTCGTGAGTATATGAAAGAATCGCTACTTGAATTACGAAGTAGTTTAACTCAATCCATTACAGAAGTTGAAATCGAAGGTATTGATGGGGTGCATATAATGGAAATAAAAGCTATTCCAGAATTTAATGAAGAGCGTGATCTTGAATCGATTTTATTTGTGGCTCATGATATGACAGAGTTCAAAATGATTGAGCAGGAAATCAAGGAGAAGAATAAAAAGATATCGGATAGTATTAACTATGCACAGCGTATTCAAACGGCTATCTTACCAGACACAAACTTGTTGCAACAGTTCTTTCCAAGATCGTTTATTTTCTATCGACCTAAGGATGTTGTTAGTGGTGACTTCCCTTGGATGTTCAAGAAAGACAACTATTTTTATGTAGCAGCTGTAGACTGTACAGGTCATGGTGTTCCAGGAGCATTGCTTTCGTTTATTGGGTACTTCCTGATGAATAATATTGTAAATGCGAGTGAGGACGTAACAGCTTCCGAATTGTTGGATATGCTTCACTTAGATGTTCGTCGTACGTTGAGACAGGATCAGGAAGGTGCTAATGGTAGAGATGGTATGGATTTGGCTTTGGTTAAGATTGATCTTGAGTCGGATGAATTACAATTTGCTGGAGCGCATAATCCATTGTATTTACTTTCGGAAGGAGAATTAAATGAATACAAAGGAAGTCGTAAGGGAATTGGAGGTAAGCCTTTGCTTAAAAAAGTGGAAAAAGACTTCGAAAATCATGTGATTAAATACAAGAAAGGTGATCAATTCTTTATATTCTCTGATGGATTACCTGATCAGGTTGGAGGAGAAAAGGGACGAAAATTCCAGTCGAAGCGAATTAGAGAAACGCTTACCGAAGTACCTAATCAAACGATGGCTCATTTTGAACGTCAGTTTGCGCAGTCGTTTTACGATTGGATGGGTACTGATTATAAACAGGTGGATGATGTTTTATTAATCGGGATAGAATTGTAA
- a CDS encoding chemotaxis protein CheB — protein MLVKYKAVVIGGSAGSFSVVSKILSKLDSNFPLPIILCLHRLKHVRSGLLESINIKSNLEVIEPHDKDKILPGKVYLAPSNYHLFIEYDGSISLSSEEPLNHSRPSIDHTLSSAAYFYREKLIGILLTGANKDGAKGMKDISTKKGYTIVQDPTTCDVDTMPKMALRIMQPSEIMSPDKIIQFLNQLVN, from the coding sequence ATGCTCGTAAAATATAAAGCGGTAGTTATAGGTGGATCGGCAGGTAGTTTTTCTGTTGTCAGTAAAATATTATCAAAGCTTGATTCTAATTTTCCCTTACCCATCATTTTATGTTTGCACAGATTGAAGCATGTAAGATCAGGTTTACTAGAAAGCATTAATATAAAATCAAATTTGGAGGTTATTGAGCCGCATGATAAGGACAAGATCCTTCCCGGAAAAGTCTATTTGGCCCCATCTAATTATCATCTGTTTATTGAGTATGATGGGTCAATTAGCTTGTCAAGTGAGGAACCATTAAATCATAGTCGTCCGTCTATTGATCATACCTTATCGTCAGCAGCTTATTTTTATCGAGAAAAATTAATTGGTATTTTGTTGACTGGTGCGAATAAAGATGGTGCAAAGGGGATGAAAGATATTTCAACTAAAAAGGGCTATACAATTGTTCAGGATCCTACTACTTGTGATGTTGATACGATGCCGAAAATGGCGCTACGTATTATGCAACCATCTGAAATTATGTCGCCTGATAAAATTATTCAGTTTTTGAATCAATTAGTGAATTAA
- a CDS encoding CheR family methyltransferase — MALNYNIREIRELSELLTKETNLPFNQISQSFLKRRLYLFGEKKGLKKNEQLTDGLSNSEFKDDLINSIVVPVTELFRDPGTWRKIREHLLSLSNQSSISVWIPQVSTGEELYTLLIIGKEIGVIDKLDILVGYCSSGFMKLVQKGLVSSKKMEINQYNYKRFEGKSSLNDYMSEEGTTLELGTDYLSRIQFKKGCVTTGKPDKQVDLILFRNIMLYYKKEYHTILKEEIDECLKPGGWLCLGAKERLPSSYEDRFECFDEKEKIYIKFNALTH; from the coding sequence ATGGCTCTTAATTACAACATACGTGAAATAAGGGAATTATCTGAGTTGTTGACAAAAGAAACCAATTTGCCATTCAATCAAATAAGTCAATCATTTCTTAAGAGACGACTTTATTTATTTGGTGAGAAAAAAGGCTTAAAGAAAAATGAACAGCTAACTGACGGATTATCCAATTCCGAGTTTAAAGATGATTTAATAAACAGCATAGTTGTTCCGGTAACTGAATTGTTTCGTGATCCAGGTACATGGAGAAAGATTAGAGAACACTTATTATCGTTATCAAATCAATCAAGTATTAGTGTTTGGATTCCTCAGGTCTCCACAGGCGAAGAGTTATATACCCTGTTAATAATTGGTAAAGAAATTGGTGTAATAGATAAGCTTGATATATTGGTTGGTTATTGCTCATCAGGATTTATGAAACTTGTGCAGAAAGGACTTGTGAGTAGTAAAAAGATGGAAATTAACCAATATAATTATAAACGATTTGAGGGTAAAAGTTCTTTAAATGATTATATGTCGGAAGAAGGTACGACACTTGAGTTAGGGACTGACTATTTGTCACGTATTCAGTTTAAAAAAGGTTGTGTGACTACAGGTAAACCCGATAAACAAGTTGATTTGATTTTATTCCGTAATATCATGCTCTATTATAAGAAAGAGTATCACACCATATTGAAAGAGGAGATTGATGAGTGCTTGAAGCCAGGAGGTTGGTTGTGTTTAGGGGCGAAAGAGCGATTACCATCTTCGTATGAGGATAGGTTTGAATGCTTTGATGAAAAGGAAAAAATTTACATTAAGTTTAATGCTTTAACTCATTAA
- a CDS encoding CheR family methyltransferase, translating to MVGEIAFRDYLNELKKHTPYDFSEYSDNSIHRRIRKILKDYDITMQQLLEKTKTDELFVEKVVEEITVNTTELFRDPEVWVSAYEKILPGLKNKKTINIWHAGCSSGMEVYSNLIIMSELGLLGRVKVYGTDINARMVRQAKSGKYALKFNKEQLKTFSKVLKAKPINGISQIDFEKYFDFDEETDSLTVKEPLRKVPWFVKHDLVQEEIPFYSKFDIIFCRNVLIYFNASLQSKLFKRFHDQMYPGGSLLLGNHEGMSGFYKTKFSKNGPLFMKNNSFHFKY from the coding sequence ATGGTAGGGGAGATTGCATTTAGAGATTATCTGAATGAATTGAAGAAGCATACTCCGTATGATTTTAGTGAGTATTCTGATAATTCAATTCATAGAAGAATCCGGAAAATTCTGAAGGATTATGATATCACTATGCAACAGCTATTGGAAAAAACTAAGACTGACGAATTATTTGTTGAAAAAGTTGTAGAGGAAATTACTGTAAATACAACAGAATTATTTCGTGATCCAGAAGTATGGGTTAGTGCGTATGAGAAAATACTTCCTGGATTAAAAAACAAAAAGACTATAAATATTTGGCATGCTGGATGCAGTTCTGGGATGGAAGTATATTCAAACCTTATCATTATGAGTGAGCTTGGCTTGCTTGGTAGAGTTAAGGTGTATGGTACCGACATTAATGCTCGTATGGTCCGACAAGCCAAATCAGGAAAGTATGCCTTAAAGTTTAATAAGGAACAGTTGAAAACATTTAGTAAAGTGTTAAAAGCAAAGCCAATAAATGGTATTTCACAAATTGATTTTGAGAAGTATTTTGACTTTGATGAAGAAACTGATTCCTTAACCGTTAAGGAGCCTTTGCGAAAAGTGCCTTGGTTTGTTAAGCATGACCTTGTTCAGGAAGAAATTCCATTTTACAGTAAATTTGATATTATTTTTTGCCGTAATGTATTAATATATTTTAACGCAAGTCTTCAATCAAAACTCTTTAAACGTTTCCATGATCAGATGTATCCCGGTGGATCTCTTCTACTTGGAAATCATGAAGGCATGTCGGGTTTTTATAAAACTAAGTTTAGTAAGAATGGGCCCCTATTTATGAAAAATAATTCCTTTCATTTTAAATATTAA
- a CDS encoding chemotaxis protein CheD → MENRYLQHFLYPSSLYVSKEPYVIKTILGSCVAICIWDKKLKFGGMNHYMLPNWNGNDLASPKYGNIAIDKLIERMFYYGSNRKDLVAKIFGGGELLEAGTGNSMLIGERNIRVARLMLEERNIPIVASSTGGKRGRKILFFNDTGEVRHKFLEKKVY, encoded by the coding sequence ATGGAGAATAGATATTTACAACATTTTCTATACCCCTCTTCCTTATATGTCAGCAAAGAACCTTATGTGATCAAAACCATATTGGGTAGTTGTGTTGCGATATGTATTTGGGATAAGAAGCTAAAATTTGGAGGTATGAATCATTATATGCTTCCAAACTGGAACGGTAATGACCTTGCTTCGCCTAAATATGGTAACATTGCCATTGATAAGCTGATTGAGAGAATGTTTTATTATGGCAGTAATCGTAAAGATCTTGTTGCTAAGATTTTTGGTGGCGGAGAGTTGCTCGAAGCTGGAACAGGAAACTCGATGCTAATTGGTGAGAGGAATATAAGAGTTGCAAGATTAATGTTAGAGGAGCGTAACATACCAATTGTTGCGTCAAGTACAGGAGGGAAACGAGGGAGAAAGATTTTATTTTTTAATGATACCGGGGAAGTTAGACACAAATTTCTTGAAAAAAAGGTATATTGA
- a CDS encoding chemotaxis response regulator protein-glutamate methylesterase codes for MEKKIRVLVVDDSAVVRQSLSSILESDPDIEVMGTAADPIIAVKKIMKEIPDVITLDIEMPRMDGLTFLRKIMSQHPIPVVVISSLTSEGTEVAMKALEYGASEIIGKPAMNAAQFINESKIVLCDAVKAASHVKLKRRKIAEPIAPKVQPKLSADVIIDKVSSYKRIISTENVIVLGASTGGTEAIRTFLKALPAKMPGIAIVQHMPEGFTKSFANSLNNICELEVKEAEQGDKLYQGRVLIAPGNKHMLLKRVGKEYSVDVKEGPLVNRHRPSVDVLFRSAARYAGNNATGIILTGMGNDGAKGLLELKESGAHTIAQDEASSVVFGMPKEAIKLGGADEILSLEKIAPYILSKVK; via the coding sequence ATGGAAAAAAAGATTCGGGTATTAGTAGTAGATGACTCTGCTGTTGTAAGACAGAGTTTGTCATCTATCCTTGAATCAGATCCTGACATTGAGGTAATGGGTACCGCAGCAGATCCTATTATTGCTGTAAAAAAAATAATGAAGGAAATTCCCGATGTTATCACTCTTGACATTGAGATGCCCAGGATGGATGGACTTACTTTTCTGCGAAAGATTATGTCGCAGCATCCCATTCCTGTAGTTGTTATTTCCAGTCTTACTTCAGAGGGAACTGAGGTGGCAATGAAAGCGTTGGAATATGGTGCCAGTGAGATAATTGGTAAACCTGCGATGAATGCCGCTCAGTTTATTAATGAGTCTAAGATCGTGCTTTGCGATGCAGTAAAAGCTGCCTCGCATGTAAAACTAAAGCGTCGCAAAATTGCAGAACCAATTGCCCCTAAGGTACAGCCTAAACTATCTGCTGATGTTATTATTGATAAAGTTTCTTCCTATAAGCGTATCATCAGTACAGAAAATGTAATTGTATTAGGAGCATCTACGGGAGGAACAGAAGCTATTAGAACTTTCTTGAAAGCCTTACCTGCAAAAATGCCTGGTATTGCTATCGTTCAACATATGCCTGAAGGATTTACAAAGTCCTTTGCTAATAGTTTAAATAATATATGTGAACTTGAAGTTAAAGAGGCGGAACAAGGAGATAAACTTTATCAAGGGCGTGTTTTGATTGCACCTGGTAATAAACATATGCTTTTAAAGCGTGTTGGTAAAGAGTATTCGGTAGATGTGAAAGAAGGTCCTCTAGTAAATCGACACAGACCATCTGTTGATGTATTGTTTCGATCTGCCGCTCGGTATGCCGGTAATAATGCAACAGGTATAATTTTAACAGGAATGGGCAATGATGGAGCAAAAGGCTTGTTGGAATTAAAGGAGTCAGGAGCTCATACTATAGCGCAAGATGAAGCTTCATCTGTTGTATTTGGTATGCCCAAAGAGGCAATTAAATTGGGAGGTGCTGATGAAATATTATCTTTGGAGAAAATTGCACCTTATATACTGTCTAAAGTAAAATAA
- a CDS encoding chemotaxis protein CheW: MSELINAYLTFSVGNNTFGVHVGKVVEILEYEDPKSVPESLPYITGVIDHRENIVPVIDTGIKFNLGAVQKTPQTCIVVLEIDKPDNSGIFSVGIIVDAVSDVFESDMEKIKTIESDFKPGYISATYKSGDNLIMILNTDQVFNDKDIIALDEIKNSIEAD, from the coding sequence ATGAGTGAGCTAATCAATGCATATCTGACTTTTTCTGTTGGTAATAATACCTTCGGAGTGCATGTTGGTAAAGTGGTAGAAATATTGGAATATGAAGATCCAAAATCAGTACCCGAAAGCTTACCATATATCACTGGGGTAATTGATCATCGGGAGAATATTGTTCCTGTTATTGATACTGGAATAAAGTTTAATTTAGGGGCCGTTCAAAAAACACCTCAAACCTGTATTGTGGTGTTGGAGATTGATAAACCTGATAATTCGGGTATATTTTCAGTTGGGATTATTGTAGATGCTGTATCAGATGTTTTTGAATCAGATATGGAAAAGATTAAAACCATTGAAAGTGATTTTAAACCTGGATATATTTCAGCTACCTATAAGTCAGGAGATAATTTGATTATGATCTTGAATACTGATCAAGTATTCAATGATAAAGATATTATTGCATTAGACGAAATCAAAAATAGCATAGAAGCTGACTAG
- a CDS encoding PAS domain S-box protein — MGKENIKNIRSRFTLRGFILGLLLYIIVLVGSFSVLEYTDLRINVINAYTVFPVLWFVTLVPFLSGLVGYWIAGNFSKIIKKQKKHLKYEANRSKEVLQFVDNLRQDNFDTALNLNQKNDILAKSLLRLRDYLIQSKKDVEKRRIEEEQRNWVTRGLAHFGEILRKDSDNLEDLSYNIIRYLVDYMKINQAGFYLLNSLSKNEKYFELTACVAYDRKKFTDKRIDWEEGLIGRSALEKQTIYLTDVPNDYLNITSGLGEANPRSILIVPLKTNEEVYGVLEMASFKEFDDYEIEFVEKTAESIALTIQSVQNTIRTTKLLKETQNQAERMSQQEEELRQNIEEMQATQEESERREVEMKGILEAIDHAAISSEFEVDGTLINVNQNFLRTFRYSPEEIEGQNIKIFSFKNDVAELDQILSDLRNGHNFKGRVKRRTKMGDEIYLLTTYTPVIDHEGEIIKILSLENDITEQVDMEEALKRSKDELGIMLDEAKNEVTEQFKEIEAVKIRNEKTLEGALDAIITTNKHGILEFFNLAAEKLWGYDRGEVLGQHVSMLFSEDTAKNDEFISAFVSNDKEKIIGERREAPIKNKVGSEEPVLFLLSEAKVGEDHSYTAFIQNVEVELF, encoded by the coding sequence ATGGGTAAAGAAAATATTAAGAATATTAGAAGCCGATTTACATTAAGAGGCTTTATTTTAGGACTTCTTCTATACATTATTGTATTAGTAGGAAGTTTTAGTGTTTTAGAATATACTGATCTTAGAATAAATGTTATAAACGCATATACTGTTTTTCCTGTATTATGGTTTGTTACGTTGGTACCTTTTTTATCCGGCTTAGTAGGCTATTGGATAGCTGGAAATTTTTCAAAAATTATAAAGAAACAGAAAAAGCATCTTAAATATGAAGCTAATCGTAGTAAGGAAGTTCTTCAGTTTGTAGATAATTTACGTCAAGATAATTTTGATACAGCATTAAATCTTAATCAGAAAAATGATATTCTAGCTAAATCATTACTTCGTTTACGCGACTATCTTATTCAAAGTAAAAAAGATGTTGAAAAAAGACGAATTGAAGAAGAACAGAGGAACTGGGTTACAAGAGGATTAGCTCATTTTGGAGAAATTCTGCGAAAGGATAGTGATAATCTTGAAGATTTAAGTTATAATATAATTCGCTACTTGGTTGATTATATGAAGATTAATCAGGCTGGTTTTTATTTGCTGAATAGTTTAAGTAAAAATGAAAAGTATTTTGAATTAACTGCGTGTGTTGCATATGATCGTAAGAAATTTACAGATAAGAGAATTGATTGGGAAGAAGGCCTGATTGGTAGAAGTGCTTTAGAAAAGCAAACTATTTATCTTACTGATGTACCAAATGACTATCTAAATATTACTTCAGGTTTGGGGGAGGCAAATCCCAGATCAATATTAATTGTGCCACTGAAAACAAATGAGGAAGTGTATGGTGTTTTAGAAATGGCCTCATTTAAAGAGTTTGATGATTACGAAATTGAATTCGTTGAAAAAACGGCAGAAAGTATTGCATTGACAATCCAATCTGTGCAAAATACAATTCGTACCACTAAGCTGTTAAAAGAAACGCAAAACCAAGCAGAGAGAATGTCTCAGCAGGAGGAGGAACTGCGCCAGAATATTGAAGAAATGCAAGCCACTCAGGAAGAAAGTGAGCGACGTGAAGTTGAGATGAAAGGTATTTTGGAGGCAATTGATCATGCGGCTATCAGTTCAGAATTTGAAGTAGATGGTACTCTGATCAATGTAAATCAGAATTTTTTGAGAACATTCAGATATAGTCCTGAAGAAATTGAAGGTCAGAATATTAAAATATTCTCATTTAAGAATGATGTTGCCGAACTAGATCAGATTTTATCTGATCTAAGAAATGGTCATAATTTTAAAGGAAGAGTAAAAAGAAGAACAAAAATGGGTGATGAAATATACCTGTTAACTACTTACACTCCAGTTATTGATCATGAAGGTGAAATAATAAAAATCTTAAGCTTAGAGAATGATATTACCGAGCAAGTTGATATGGAAGAAGCGTTGAAACGTAGTAAAGACGAACTTGGTATTATGCTTGATGAAGCTAAGAATGAGGTAACTGAGCAATTTAAAGAGATTGAAGCTGTTAAAATACGAAACGAAAAAACTCTTGAAGGTGCATTGGATGCCATTATAACCACCAATAAACATGGAATTCTTGAATTCTTTAATTTGGCTGCAGAAAAGCTCTGGGGATATGATAGAGGTGAAGTCTTAGGTCAACATGTTTCGATGTTGTTCTCTGAAGATACAGCTAAGAACGATGAATTTATTTCTGCTTTTGTTTCGAACGATAAAGAAAAAATAATTGGTGAACGACGTGAAGCACCTATTAAAAATAAAGTGGGTAGCGAAGAACCAGTTTTATTCTTGTTGTCAGAAGCTAAAGTAGGTGAGGATCATTCCTATACAGCATTTATTCAAAACGTTGAGGTAGAGTTATTTTAA
- a CDS encoding HAMP domain-containing sensor histidine kinase: protein MSNLSDRQLLRELKTRLEERKKLDTEMKELSKDFQSVTKKLKESEALKSHFISNISNEIVNPFTSILGLSKAILSVEKNDWKKVVSMVALIHSEAFNLDFQLRNIFVAAKIEAGEIAPNITKVNIRSLTQTVIDSFNIISRKMGIDIDLQFNVDYGFGKNFYFKTDSEKLKLILSNLINNALKYSYKDSKVIVKIWVDDDVLNVSVQDFGTGISEKNQKIIFERFKRLDSGINSINRGHGLGLSITKALLDVLGGQIEIDSKKGEGSTFTITLPEAKNMIEGFSGEGNDVFFDDGDEIF from the coding sequence ATGAGCAACTTATCGGATAGGCAACTTTTGCGCGAATTGAAAACAAGGCTTGAAGAAAGAAAGAAGCTTGACACGGAGATGAAGGAGCTGTCAAAGGATTTTCAGTCGGTAACCAAAAAGTTGAAAGAATCGGAAGCCTTAAAAAGTCATTTTATTTCGAATATTTCGAATGAGATTGTAAACCCGTTTACGTCAATTCTTGGTTTATCAAAAGCAATTCTTTCTGTTGAAAAAAATGATTGGAAGAAGGTAGTTTCTATGGTAGCGCTTATTCATAGTGAAGCTTTTAACCTGGACTTTCAGCTTAGAAATATATTTGTAGCCGCAAAAATTGAAGCTGGTGAAATAGCTCCTAATATTACTAAAGTAAATATTAGAAGTCTGACTCAAACAGTAATCGACTCATTCAATATTATCTCAAGAAAAATGGGAATTGATATTGATTTGCAGTTCAATGTTGATTATGGTTTTGGTAAGAATTTTTATTTCAAAACTGATTCTGAAAAACTAAAATTAATACTAAGTAACCTAATTAATAATGCCTTAAAGTATAGTTATAAAGACAGTAAGGTTATTGTAAAGATCTGGGTTGATGATGATGTGTTGAATGTTTCAGTTCAAGATTTTGGAACCGGTATTTCGGAGAAAAACCAAAAAATTATTTTCGAACGATTCAAGAGATTGGATTCGGGAATTAATTCTATTAACCGCGGTCATGGTCTAGGTTTATCCATTACCAAAGCATTATTGGATGTACTTGGAGGTCAAATAGAAATAGATAGTAAAAAAGGAGAAGGGTCAACATTTACCATAACACTACCTGAAGCGAAGAATATGATTGAAGGTTTTAGTGGCGAAGGTAATGATGTGTTCTTTGATGACGGAGACGAGATTTTTTAA
- a CDS encoding protein-glutamate O-methyltransferase CheR, which translates to MFKGKDNNVQKDLDCFKAELSEADFNAFSEFIYSEFGIKMPPIKRIMLQGRLLKRIRELNMQSYREYKDYFFSKDGQQKEIFNFLNVVTTNKTDFFREPVHFDFLRDEVLPQTAANGNSLKIWSAGCSSGEEPYTISIVLNEYKANNPMFNFSIMGSDISNKVLTAASRGVYGEHKVALLPLEMKKKYFLKSKNRENPSVRVKPELQKNITLKYVNLMDNTYDVADKFDVIFCRNVLIYFDRATQEKVINKLCQYLKPGGVFFIGHSESLSGMNVPLKHIKPTIFRKE; encoded by the coding sequence ATGTTTAAGGGTAAGGATAATAACGTTCAAAAAGATTTGGATTGTTTCAAAGCTGAATTATCCGAAGCTGATTTCAATGCATTTAGCGAATTCATTTATAGTGAATTTGGAATTAAAATGCCTCCGATAAAACGTATAATGCTTCAAGGAAGATTATTGAAACGTATACGCGAACTAAATATGCAGTCGTATAGAGAGTATAAAGACTACTTTTTTAGCAAAGATGGGCAGCAAAAAGAGATCTTTAATTTTTTGAATGTTGTTACAACTAACAAAACAGATTTTTTTCGCGAACCAGTGCATTTTGATTTTCTGCGAGATGAGGTTTTACCTCAAACAGCAGCTAATGGCAACAGTTTAAAAATATGGAGTGCAGGTTGTTCAAGTGGAGAAGAACCCTATACCATTTCAATCGTATTAAACGAATATAAAGCAAACAATCCGATGTTTAACTTTAGCATTATGGGATCAGATATCTCTAATAAAGTTTTAACAGCGGCTTCAAGAGGTGTTTATGGAGAGCATAAGGTTGCTCTACTCCCACTTGAAATGAAAAAGAAATATTTTTTAAAGAGTAAGAATAGAGAAAATCCATCGGTGAGGGTTAAGCCCGAATTACAAAAAAATATTACATTGAAATATGTAAATTTAATGGATAATACATATGATGTTGCTGATAAATTTGATGTAATATTTTGTAGAAATGTATTAATATATTTTGATAGAGCTACACAGGAAAAGGTGATAAATAAGCTTTGTCAGTATTTAAAACCAGGTGGAGTGTTTTTTATTGGTCACTCTGAATCATTGTCGGGAATGAATGTGCCATTGAAACACATTAAACCCACTATTTTTAGAAAAGAATAA